In Metarhizium brunneum chromosome 3, complete sequence, a genomic segment contains:
- the RNASEH1 gene encoding Ribonuclease H1: protein MGIRRHPTVTDHADWSSQESTRDRKYVPSKLYGQNVNLSRVEVGDECWTYVACDLDEPCKNCGRLSVHIDCIVIAVDGAYWNNGTLKAKAAAGVFVGHKSTFYDGFILNVPNPTSQIAKLRAGVRGLEQGLAIESQGVEDENLRKVVIKADSEYLVKGMTEWVFTWKMNGYQTSRGAAVANASLLRKL, encoded by the coding sequence ATGGGAATTCGCAGACACCCCACCGTCACAGACCATGCCGACTGGTCTTCACAGGAGTCGACTCGCGATCGTAAGTACGTTCCAAGCAAGCTCTACGGCCAGAATGTCAACCTGAGTCGTGTAGAAGTTGGTGACGAGTGCTGGACGTATGTAGCATGCGACTTAGACGAGCCCTGCAAAAACTGCGGCAGGCTGTCGGTTCATATAGACTGCATAGTCATAGCAGTGGATGGTGCTTATTGGAATAACGGCActctcaaggccaaggctgctgctggagtgTTTGTCGGTCACAAATCCACGTTCTATGACGGCTTCATCCTTAATGTGCCGAACCCAACAAGCCAAATAGCGAAGCTCAGAGCAGGTGTGCGTGGGCTGGAACAGGGTCTGGCCATTGAAAGTCAAGGAGTAGAAGACGAAAATTTGCGAAAGGTCGTCATCAAAGCAGATTCAGAATACCTTGTGAAGGGCATGACCGAATGGGTTTTTACGTGGAAGATGAATGGTTATCAGACATCAAGGGGGGCGGCCGTGGCAAATGCCTCACTATTGAGGAAGCTTTAG